The Terriglobales bacterium genome includes the window ATTCGCTGGACGATTGAAGGGCCAGCCGCCAGGACACTCCAGTGGATCAGGGCCTCGCGCGCGGGCAAGGTTTCTTCTCAGCCCGATTTATCCGATCGTGATCTGTTCATGCCGTTAAGGAACGAAGTGACCACACTCGTGCAGAGCCTGGCAGCGGCACGCGAGTCAGCGGAAAAAGAGGCGCAGCTGCGGGAAGCCGGGGAATCCACCTGGACCGCTGAAAGGCTTGCAGTACACGTTCGCAGCAAGCTCAATAGCAGCCGGCTGTTTGTTGTTTCCAACCGTGAACCCTACATGCATTCCCGCGAGGGCAAGTCGCTCAAGGTTCTTATACCAGCCAGCGGGCTGGTCACCGCACTAGAGCCAATTCTGCAAGCCTGTGACGGGACCTGGATCGCTCATGGCAGCGGCGATGCCGACCGCGAGACCGTTGACCAGAATGATCGGCTGGCGGTCCCACCCGACGAACCAAAATACACGTTGCGGCGGGTATGGCTCAGCAAAGAGGAAGAAGAAGGCTACTACTACGGCTTTGCCAATGAGGGTCTATGGCCGCTTTGCCATATCGCGCATACCCGGCCGCTGTTTAGGTCGCTGGACTGGGAACGCTATGAGCAGGTGAACAAAAAGTTTGCCAAGGCGGTGCTCGAGGAGATGGCAGGCACGAAGCAGCCGGCGCTGCTCATCCAGGATTATCACTTCGCCCTGCTGCCAAAACTAATCAAGAAGGAGCGGCCCGATGCTCGCGTCGCAATCTTCTGGCACATTCCCTGGCCGAATCCGGAGGCATTCAGCATCTGTCCGTGGCAACGCGAGCTTCTCGATGGACTTCTTGGAGCAGATTTGGTCGGTTTTCATATTCAGTCTCATTGCGACAATTTTCTGGAGACCGTGAATCGCGCCCTGGAATCGCGCGTGGAATGGGAGCATTTCTCGGTGAACCGTGAAGACCACGTAACCGCAGTCAAACCTTTTCCCATCAGTGTCGCGCCCAATATGGAACCGTCCAAACAACCTGTGGACTGGCGGGTAGCCAGCGCGGAGCGGGACGCCTTGCTCAAGGAATTGGGAGTCGATGCTCTTTATCTCGGCGTCGGCGTTGACCGAGTGGATTATACGAAGGGCATCTTGGAACGGTTTCTAGCGGTGGAGAGATTCCTGGAACGCTATCCACACTATGAGGGAAAATTCACATTCATCCAGATTGGAGCACCCAGCCGCACTCACATCCGACGTTACCACGAATTTCTCGCGGAGGTGGAAGCCGAGGCAGAGCGAATCAACTGGCGATTCCGCGCGGAGAGATGGAAGCCGATTGTGTTTCGCAAGCGCCACCACAGCCACGAGGAGATCTCCCGCTTCTACCGGGCAGCGGACCTCTGCCTGGTCACCTCATTGCACGACGGCATGAACCTTGTGGCCAAGGAGTTTGTGTCGTCGCGCGACGATGAGGGTGGCGTGCTCATGCTGAGCCGTTTTACCGGCGCCAGCCGCGAACTGCGCGACGCGCTGATCGTGAACCCCTACGACACCGAGGAGATGTCGGAGGCAATCCATTTTGGGCTGGAAATGGACTCCAAAGAGCG containing:
- a CDS encoding trehalose-6-phosphate synthase, with amino-acid sequence MRLSFRLICALVVVLTLVSLLFSYAQFKGERRGLQQDLQRRAQILADSLQESVEPALEKRSRRTLQQLVERFGNREHLAGIAIYDQQEVPIAMTSSLRKRFPDDAFAPSKIKTYSRNAREFLWLNSVYLNVHAVPLDTDQGPAGTLVVVHDADYINAQNSKFWKRVSLRMIVEIFLIGITALLIIRWTIEGPAARTLQWIRASRAGKVSSQPDLSDRDLFMPLRNEVTTLVQSLAAARESAEKEAQLREAGESTWTAERLAVHVRSKLNSSRLFVVSNREPYMHSREGKSLKVLIPASGLVTALEPILQACDGTWIAHGSGDADRETVDQNDRLAVPPDEPKYTLRRVWLSKEEEEGYYYGFANEGLWPLCHIAHTRPLFRSLDWERYEQVNKKFAKAVLEEMAGTKQPALLIQDYHFALLPKLIKKERPDARVAIFWHIPWPNPEAFSICPWQRELLDGLLGADLVGFHIQSHCDNFLETVNRALESRVEWEHFSVNREDHVTAVKPFPISVAPNMEPSKQPVDWRVASAERDALLKELGVDALYLGVGVDRVDYTKGILERFLAVERFLERYPHYEGKFTFIQIGAPSRTHIRRYHEFLAEVEAEAERINWRFRAERWKPIVFRKRHHSHEEISRFYRAADLCLVTSLHDGMNLVAKEFVSSRDDEGGVLMLSRFTGASRELRDALIVNPYDTEEMSEAIHFGLEMDSKERRARMQRMRQTVKEQNIYRWAGTLIAELCQVRLDTGGEGKKGKANANSAA